The DNA window CGCTTCCCGCAGCGCCCGCTCCCCGTCCTGGTGTTCCCGCGCAGAGCGCTGCGGGAACGGCACCGGGACAGGGGAATGGCACCGGGACAAAGGAACGGCACCGGGACAGGGGAACGGCACCGGGACAGGGGAATGGCACCGGGACAAAGGAACGGCACCGGGACAAGGGAACGGCACCGGGACAAAGGAACGGCACCGGGACAGGGGAACGGCACCGGGACAAGGGAACGGCACCGGGACAAGGGAACGGCACCGGGACAAAGGAACGGCACCGGGACAGGGGAACGGCACCGGGACAGGGGAACGGCACCGGGACAAGGGAACGGCACCGGGACAAAGGAACGGCACCGGGACAGGGGAACGGCACCGGGACAGGGGAACGGCACCGGGACAAGGGAACGGCACCGGGACAGGGGAACGGCACCCGGGCAGCGCCCGGCCCCTCGCGGCTCCGGAGGGACGCGGAGTCCCGGCCCTGCTCCCGGTCGGGCATTCCAGCGTGGATGCTCGGCTTACCTCGGCCAGGGCGTGGATCTGCTCCTCGCGCTCCCGCAGGCGCTGCTCGGCCCGGAGagccttctccttctccagccgCAGCTCCCGCCAggcctcctccagctcctccctgtccctcgccagctgctcctccttgcACCTCAGCTCCCGGCTGCGGAACTTCAGCTCCGCCTGCTCCTGGGACGGGCCCGGCAACACCGAGCGTCACCGGTGCCGTCCCGCACAGTCGCAGCTTCCCAGGGACGGGAGAGCCCCGGTCCTGCCCGGCCGCTCCGGGTTTGGGAtgcggggccgggggaggcGGTGTGGGACCCCCCCGTGCCGGCACCCCGCGGGAGGGAGCCCGGGCAGGGCATCGGGGACCTTGGCCAGGCTCCTCAGGGCCGAGTCCATGCTCAGGGCCCGCTCCTCGTCCCGCTCCGCCCGCTCCTGGCTCAGCCGCTCCCGCGCGTGGAACTCGGCCCAGGCGgccgccagccgccgccgctCCTCGGAGCGATCCCGGAGCTCTGCCcgctgctcctccagccacgCGCCCTGGGGGCCGAGGGACAGCTCCAGGCACCGCTTCCCGGAGGGTCTTCCCTCCTTTGGCCCGGCCCTGCCGCTTCCAGAGGCTGCGTCCAGCCGGGGagctccggccccgccgcttCCAGAGGCTGCGTCCAGCCGGGGAGCTCCGGCCCCGGGTGGGCACCCAGTGGGCTTGACCTGGCCTGTTCCgagccccttccagcccccGGCCCGTTCCTACCCGGCTGGTtccgagcccctttcccagtcCCGTTCCTATCCCAGATGGTtccgagcccctttcccagtcCCGTTCCTGTCCCGGATGGTtccgagcccctttcccagtcCCGTTCCTGTCCCGGATGGTtccgagcccctttcccagtcCCGTTCCTGTCCCGGACGGTtccgagcccctttcccagtcCCGTTCCTGCCCCGGATGGTtccgagcccctttcccagtcCCGTTCCTATCCCAGATGGTtccgagcccctttcccagtcCCGTTCCTATCCCGGATGGTtccgagcccctttcccagtcCCGTTCCTATCCCAGATGGTtccgagcccctttcccagtcCCGTTCCTATCCCGGATGGTtccgagcccctttcccagtcCCGTTCCTATCCCAGATGGTTCCAAGCCCCTTCCAGTTCCCACCCAGCTGGTTCCAAGCTCTTTACAGCTAGCCCCAGCCGGTTCCGAGTCCttttcccagcccagctccccccagccggttccaagccccatcccagtcactcccagagGGCAGTTCCAGCCCGTGGCTCCCACGTGGAAGCTCCAGCCCCAGGCGTGCATTCCATGGGAATCCCTGTTCGGATTCCCGGGAGTACCTGGAGCCGAGTCCCCGCTCACCTTGGCCTCGTCCCTGCTCACCTTGGCCTCGTCCAGCGCCGCTCTCTCCATGGACAGCAGCTGTGCCGTGAGCCGGCGCTGCTCCTCCAGCGCATCCCGCAGCGAATCCGCCTTGGAACGCTCGGCCACGGCCCTGCGGCGCTCCTGGGGCCGGacagggcagctccaggaggggTCTGGGCAGGGAGCCCCTCCTGCCGGGCACGGACACGGGACACAGAGGCAGGGACACCgggcagggacatgggacatgggcacagctccaggaggggTCCGGACAAGGACACggggcagggacacagacaTGGACACAGCTCCAGGACACGGCCACGGCTCTGGGGTAGGGccccacctgctccaggagctgctcccgcTCTCCCAGCCTGGTCTCCAAGTCGGCCACAGCCTCCTGGAGCCGGCTCTGCTCCCGCTCCGCATCccgctgctgctggcacagcctgtcccGGAGCACTGGCGGAGGCAGGAGGATCGCGGGGTGCAGGAGGCGGGATCCACCCTCATCCACACGGAAATCCCGCACCGAGATCCCCCCGCGTTCGTGCTCCGCAGTCCCAggacagggagaagggagatCCCGCCGAGGGATCTGCCCGTGGAAGGCAGGACTTGGCTCCCGGCCTCTGCCTCAGCGGGGgcagcttttccctgttttctgggGCCGGTGGGAGTCCTGGACAGAGCTGAGCCCCGGTCCGAGCACCGCTGGACACTCGGACCCAGCGGAGCCTCCACTCAGGAAACCCCGCAGGAGAGATGGAACAGGGACCTACAGGGCTCCTTCTGGACAGCACGAGGGCTGGGTTTGTCCCAGGACCGTTTGGATTCCATGGGATCAGCTCCGATGCCGttgggatggagcagagggTCCCACTGGAATGATGCACCTGAAGGGAATTTACCTGCGAGCTCCTCGTCCTGCTCCTGGGATCTGGGGTGATCCTGGGATCTGGGGCGATCCTGCGCCGTGTCCTGGCTCCAGGATGGGATCTGAGCCATCggctgctccttctcctgccgtgacctctcctgctgctcctccacctttccctggctcctgcccaGGATGGATCGGGAAGAACCTCGGCACgcccagcccagggaggtgaGCAGCGAGCTGGGAGCACAGGTGAGACCCCGTTACCTGTGGGAGCTCTCCAGGAgatccaggtgctgctgctgcctctggagaCCCTCCAGGAGCAGTCCCTGCTGCGCCCGCTCCAGCTCCAGCGCCCGGACCTGCCGCGAGCGGGACGAGCTCCAGGTGCCACCCTGGGAACGGAGCTGCTCCGGCTTCCCCATCCCCCGGAGCCCTTCGGAGCGGGGGACGCGGCCCCTTCTCCTGCCCCGGGGTGCCACGGGTGACCCTGGTGACCCCCACAGGTGACCCCTCAGTCCTCACCTggttttccagctcctccacccGGGCCTGGAGGCTGCGCAGGGCGATCCCACAGCCGGGATGCTCCTGGCATGGATGGGACTGGAGACCTTGGGAATCCTGgcggggatgggatgggagagcCCCCGGATCCTCCTGGCGGGGATGGGATCGGAGAGGCCCCGGATTCTCCTGGCGGGGCTGGGATCGGAGAGCCCCCGGATCCTCCTGGCGGGGCTGGGATCGGAGAGACCCCGGATCCTCCTGgcggggatgggatgggagagcCCCCAGATCCTCCTGGCGGGGATGGGATCGGAGAGCCCCCGGATCCTCCTGGCGGGGATGGGATCGGAGAGACCCCGGATCCTCCTGGCGGGGATGGGATCGGAGAGCCCCCGGATCCTCCTGgcggggatgggatgggagagcCCCCGGATCCTCCTGGCGGGGATGGGATCGGAGAGACCCCGGATCCTCCTGGCGGGGATGGGATCGGAGAGGCCCCGGATCCTCTGGGCAGAGCCAGGATGGGAGAGCTCGGGGATTCTCCtggcggggctgggctggaggagtCTCCGGATGCtcctggcagggatgggatgggagagcTCCTGGatgctcctggcagggctgggctgggagagccccCGGCCCCACCtgtggggacaccgggatgCTCCTGGCACCTCCCGGGATGCTGCCCCCTCCCCCGGGAATGCTGATCCATGCCCAGCCCCCATTCCGGGGGGGATTCCCAGGgacccctccctgctcctgccccggCACTCACCTGGGCGGGCGCGGCAGGACCCGGCACCTCCCGCTCTGCCGGGGATGGAAAACGGCACCGATCGGTCACCTGGACTCGGCAGCAGGAACGGAATCATCCCGAACCAGCCCAGCCCAtggatcccagcccagcccatggatcccagcccagctcatggatcccagcccagcccatggatcccagcccagcccatggatcccagcccagctcatgGATCCCAGCTCATGGATCCCATCCCGTggatcccagcccatcccatggatcccagcccagcccatggATCCCAGCCCATGGATCCCAGATCAgcccatggatcccatcccatcccatcccatcccatcccatggatcccatcccatcccatcccagcccatggatcccatcccatcccatcccattccatcccatcccaccccatggatctcttcccatggatcccatcccatggatctcaacccatggatcccatcccaccccatggaTCCGATCCCATGgatgccatcccatcccatcccatcccctggatcCCGCTCCATGgatcccaacccatcccattgatcccaccccatggatcccatcccatggatcccatctCATGGATACCagcccatcccatggatcccatcccatggatcccatcccatggatcccatcccatcccatggatcccatcccaccccatggatcccatcccatggatcccatcccatggatcccatcccatcccatggatcccatcccatcccatgggtcccagcccatcccatgggtcccagcccatcccatcccatcccatcccagctcagcccatggatcccagcccatcccatcctatcccatcccatcccagcccagcccatcccatggatcccagcccagcccagcccatcccatgGGTCCCAGCCTATCCCATGGATCCgatcccagcccatcccatggatcccatcccatcccatgggtcccagcccatcccatggatcccatcccaccccatggatcccaccccatggatccgatcccatcccaccccatggatccgatcccagcccatcccacgGATCCCATCCCACGGGTCCCAGCCCACCCCAAGGGCAGCGTCccctgggcacagggctgggccCATCCCGcttttcctgcccctctgggggGATTCCCAGGACACCTGGGCTGGCCCCAGGGATGGGTGAccccgctctgcccgggggccgagcaccagcagcagccaggtccCCACCAGGACCATCCCGCGGGCACAGGGACCCAGCTCCAGAGGGCCCAGGGTGCCCCTCCCCAGGACAGGGCACCTCAGAGCACGCTGGGGGGGACAGAGGCCTCACCCTGCCCGCGGGGCCGTGTCCCGACGGGGAGCTCCAGCCTGGATGGGGAAACGAATCCCACAGGGAGAGTGAGGGGAGACAGCACCCTCCCCCAAGgcacccctgtgccccctgtgccccctgtgccacccGTTTCACGTCACCCATGCTGTGCCACCCGTCCCACCCTGCCCCACGCCGTGTGATCCCACCTTTGGCACCtggagggaacagggacaccccaaacctCCATCccgggggtccctcccccccGCTGTGGTCACCTGGGCCACGGGTGTCACCTGAGCCAGGGGAGCCCCTCCCGGGAACTGGGAGGGCTGAGGGGGAAGCGGGAGGTGGGAAGAGCTCGGCTGGGGGAATTCCCGGCCTGGGACATCCCCCGGGCACACCCCGGGCTCCGGACCCGCTCCCCAGTGCCAGGAGGGAGCTCCCGGGAGGAGCCTTCACCTGCCGggcccggggggctccgggaTCCTCGGGgggaggggattctgctccGGAGCCTTGGCCTGGGATCGCCTCCGTGCCAGGGCAGCGCTGAGCCAGCTCCCGTCCCGCTCCCCTGCGGGATCAGCCCCCGATCCCGAGCAATCCTCCTGCTTCGATCCCAGTCCCGGGAAATCCTCGTCCTTGGATCCCAATCCTGGGAAATCCTTGTCCTTCCGTCCCAGTCCCGGGAAATCCTCGTCCTTGGATCCCAATCCTGGGAAATCCTTGTCCTTCCGTCCCAATCCCGGGAAATCCTTGTTCTTCTGCCCCAGTCCCGGGAAATCCTCGTCCTTGGATCCCAGTCCTGGGAAATCCTTGTCCTTCCGTCCCAGTCCCGGGAAATCCTCGTCCTTGGATCCCAGTCCCGGGAAATCCTCGTTCTTCTGCCCCAATCCTGGGAAATCCTTGTCCTTCTGCCTCAATCCCGGGAAATCCTCGTCCTTGGATCCCAATCCTGGGAAATCCTCGTTCTTCTGCCCCAATCCTGGGAAATCCTTGTCCTTCTGCCTCAATCCCGGGAAATCCTTGTCCTTCAATCCCAGTCCTGGGAAATCCTCGTTCTTCCGTCCCAGCCCCAGGAAATCCTCATCCTTGGATCCCAATCCCGGGAAATCCTCGTCcttcagccccagccaggcagccCCGGAGGAGCGTCGGGAGCTGCTCCCAACTGGAAAGCTGCGGGGAGAGAGGgacactgggaacactgggaacactgggaacaCTGGATGGGAGGGGCCATTGAGGACACCAGGGGAACATCGGGGAGCGGCCAagggaccctggggacaccggggacattggggacaccgGCTGTGGGGGATCCCAGGGACAGCGGGAACACGGGGGGACCCCCGATGTGAGGGGACCTTCGGGACAccggcagggaggggacactggggaccaGCCAGggcacactggggacactggggacactggggaccagccaggggacactggggacacggCTGGGTGGGGACTCCCCCCCGCCACCCCGGGTACCTCGGTCCCCGTCTCCGCCCGGCCCCGGAGGCCACCGAGGGCTCGTAGGATCCGAAGGGAAAATCCGGCTCATCCCGGCCCCCGTCCGGCCCTGCTGGAACAGCGGCCTCGAGTCACAATTCCCGATGGGATGGGGCCCTGGAGAacacctgtgccaccctccccTGCAATTCCTGACGGGATTTACTCTCTGGAGAacacctgtgccaccctccccTGGAAATCCCGACAGGATTCACCCTCTGGAGAacacctgtgccaccctccccTGCAATTCCTGACAGGATTCACCCTCTGGAGAacacctgtgccaccctccccTGCAATTCCCGACAGGATTCACCCTCTGGAGAacacctgtgccaccctccccTGGAAATCCCGACAGGATTTACCCTCTGGAGAacacctgtgccaccctccccTGCAATTCCCGACAGGATTCACCCTCTGGAGAacacctgtgccaccctccccTGCAATTCCTGACAGGATTCACCCTCTGGAGAacacctgtgccaccctccccTGCAATTCCCGACAGGATTCACCCTCTGGAGAacacctgtgccaccctccccTGGAAATCCCGACAGGATTTACCCTCTGGAGAacacctgtgccaccctccccTGCAATTCCCGACAGGATTCACCCTCTGGAGAacacctgtgccaccctccccTGCAATTCCTGACAGGATTCACCCTCTGGAGAacacctgtgccaccctccccTGCAATTCCTGACAGGATTCACCCTCTGGAGAacacctgtgccaccctccccTGGAAATCCCGACAGGATTTACCCTCTGGAGAacacctgtgccaccctccccTGCAATTCCCAACGGGATTCACCTTCTGGAGAacacctgtgccaccctccccTGGAAATCCCGACGGCATTCACCCTCTGGAGAacacctgtgccaccctccccTGCAATTCCCGACAGGATTTACCCTCTGGAGAacacctgtgccaccctccccTGCAATTCCCGACAGGATTCACCCTCTGGAGAacacctgtgccaccctccccTGCAATTCCCGACAGGATTCATCCTCTGGAGAacacctgtgccaccctccccTGGAAATCCCGACGGGATTCACCCTCTGGAGAACACCTGCCCCGTTCCTTTGGCAGCTCCCACTGGGATTCACCCTCTGGGAAACGCTTTCCATGGCACCCCCACCCCCGGCTGTGCTCACCCGGCTGCTCCCGCTCCTTGGGATCCGCCTGCAATTCCGCCCTTCCCGCCTGCTCCAGGATTTTTCCCGCGGAgcctcctcccagcagctcctggatccCGGTGCGGCCCTTCCGGAGCCCCTGCCTGGGGATGCCCGGCACAGGtgggggtggcaccgggacccccccgtccccgtccccgtcccggTGTCCCCTCACCCTCCCGGCGCCCTCTGCGCGTTCCCGGCTCCGTCGGCGCCGCTCCCGAGCCCCAGGGACTCCACCAGGTCATCGACGTCGTCCCCAAAGGTGACGTGGGGACGtcgcggggccggggctggggggggaaGGTCACCGGTGGCATCTGGGACGtgccccggtgtccccagccagctctgggaaTCCCCCCGGgtcccccccgtgcccccctcACCGCTGCCGCTGCTCCGTCCCGGATCGTTCCCGGAGCtgctccccggccccgccggctccTCCTCCGGGAACGGCTTCTCCAGGGGGTCCCCGGGGCCTGGGAATTCCCCGGAGGGACGGGAGAAGGGAGGGACAATCAGAGATCCCAGTGGGACCGAGGGGGTTTCATGGAGAGGctctgggaacagggaatggggtCTGATCCCGTGGGAATGGGGTCTgaggggaacagggaatgggctCTGATCCCACGGGAATGGGGTCTgaggggaacagggaatgggctCTGATCCCACGGGAATGGGGTCTgaggggaacagggaatggggtCTGATCCCGTGGGAATGGGGTCTgaggggaacagggaatgggctCTGATCCCACGGGAATGGGGTCTgaggggaacagggaatggggtCTGATCTCGTGGGAATGGGGTCTgaggggaacagggaatggggtCAGATCCTGTGGGAATGGGGTCTgaagggaacagggaatggggtCGGGTCCCATGGGAATGGGGTCTgaagggaacagggaatggggtCGGGTCCCATGGGAATGGGCTCTgaggggaacagggaatggggtCTGATCCCGTGGGAATGGGTCTgaggggaacagggaatggggtctggtcccatgggaatggggtctgaggggaacagggaatggggtCTGATCCCGTGGGAATCGGGTCTgaggggaacagggaatggggtCTGATCCCACGGGAATGGGGTCTgaggggaacagggaatggggtCTGATCCCATGGGAATCGGGTCTgaggggaacagggaatggggtCTGATCCCACGGGAATGGCTGTGAAaggaacagggaatggggtCTGGTCCCACGGGAATGGCTCTgaggggaacagggaatggggtCTGATCCCATGGGAATGTCCCCAcggaaaagcaaagcagaattcCCGGTACCTTTTTTGGGATCCAGCACCTTCCCAGCGCCTTTCCCCGGCCTGGACCCGGCTCTGGCCATTCCCAGGAGTTCTGCATCCAGCTCATCCAGCTCATCCAGCTCATCCAgctcctggggagggggcagctcctgccctcacCTGCACCTCATGTGGGATTCCCAAAAACCTTGGGAATTCTGCCCCGGCTCACCTCTGCCGCTTCCGCATCCTCCTCGGGGAACTTCCCGCTCTCCGTGGGGAATTTGCCTCTGGAACGCTGAGCCGGGGTCCCCCTGAGGCACAGCCCCGGTCGGGGGCgtggggaggggtcccggggatggcagcaggtgggaagggccgggggcacagggaggggctCAGCTGGGGCTCACCTGCGGGAAGGGCTCCCGGGAGCCCCGGGGAGCTGGAGCCGGGGGCTCCtctggaagggagggagggaccgGGATGGACTCGGCTCCAGGAGGGAATGGGGGGATCCCTCCCGGTGATCCCAGGGCAGGGGATTCCCAGGGGATTCCCAAGGGATCCCCTCCAGGTgatcccaggagcagggcattCCCAGGGGATCCCCTCCAGGTgatcccaggagcagggcattCCCAGGGGATCCCCTCCAGGTGATCCCAGGGCAGGGGCATTCCCAGGGGATTCCTTCCAGGTGATCCCAGGGCAGGGGATTCCCTCCAGGtgatcccagggctggggtaTTCCCAGGGGATTCCCAAGGGATCCCCTCCAGGTGATCCCAGGGCAGGGCATTCCCAGGGGATTCCCTCCAGGTGATCCCAGGGCATTCCCAGGGCATTCCTAGGGGATTCCCAGGCCATTCCCAGGTGATCCCAGGGCATTCCTAGGGGATTCCCTCCAGGTGACCCCAGGGCATTCCCAGGCCATTCCCAGGCCATTCCCAGGCGATTCCCTTCAGGTGACCCTAGGGCATTCCCAGGTCATTCCCAGGGGAGCCAAGCGCTCCCACTTTACCATCGAATCCCAGGAGGTCCCCGAGCACGGCGCTGATGGGATCTGGAACAGGACACGGCCCAGGCGATCCCGGGCGATCCCGGTGGGTTCCGCGCCCCCGGCAGGGGGGAAACGCTCCCGCTCTCAGCCTGGAGCATTCCCTGCCCCTGGGTCCCCCctccccgctccatcccggccTTCCCAGGGATCCAACCCCGCTGGAGATGGGATGAGGGCAGGTGAGGGCACTCACCTGAGAGCCGCCTCCGGGCCTTGGCAGCCTGCGGGCAAACACAAATCCCCTCGGGAGCAATCGAAGCCCCGGGACACCCCCCACACGAAAGCCGCGTTTCCGTGGAGCGCCCGCCTGGATCCCGCCTGGATCCCGGCCCCTCACACTCACCATGGCGCGTCCAAGATTCCCAGGTGATTCCAAGCTCCACCTGCCCGGTGCCGGCTCCGGGAGCCCCGGGCTCAGCCCCGCACCGACCGCGCACCtgaggggggagaggaaggcGCTGCTTGGGGTCCCGGGACTCCCCcggctcgggggtcccggggttCCCCCCACGTTTCTCACCCAGCGCCGCACTCGGCATGGGCGCCGCCATATTGCGCGCCAACCTAAAGGAAGGCCCCCGCTGCCATAGCAACGAGGCTGCCCCGCTGCGCGCCTGGTTGGAGGGCCACCGTTACCATAGCGACAGGGCTGCCCGCGCGCCTCCCTCAGGGAAGGCCCCTGCTGCCATGGCGACGCGGCTGCCCCGCTCAGCGCCTGGTCTGAGCCGTCCCCGCGATCTTCTGTCGCGATACTCCCCCTTATCGCCGGCGGTTTCCACATGTCGTGGGCTTTATCCATGTAAAGAGCTCTGGGTTGCCATCCGGGATCCTGCAGGATCCAGGCTCAGTTACCCTCGTACGATCGTCGGACGTAACATCCCGATGTATCGCCATACAGTCCTGACATCCCGACATCCCATCCCGGTATATCGCCATACAGTCCGATATCCCGATATCCCATCCCACTATATCGCCACAGAATCCTGATATCCTGATATCCCATCCCTCTATATCACCATACAGTCCCAATATCCTGATATCCCGATATCGCGATATCCCATCCTGCTATATTGCCATATAGTCCCAATACCCCAATATCCCATCCCACTGTATCGCCACAGAATCCCGATATCCCGCTATATCGCCACACAGGCCCGATATCCTGCCACCCCGATATCCCATCCCGCTATATCGCCACACAGTCCCAATATCCCGCCATCCTGGTATCCCAATATCCTGATATCGTGATATCCCGCCATCCCGATATCCCGCCATCCTGATATCCCGATATCTTGCCACACAGTCCCGATATCCCGCCACCCCGATATCCTGATATCACGATATCCTGCCATCCCACCACACAGCCCCACCATCCCGATAGCCCGCCATCCCGATATCGCGATATCCCACTATATCGCCACACAGTCCCGATATCCCGCCATCCTGGTATCCCAATATCCTGATATCGCGATATCCCGCTATCGCGACATCCCGTCATCCCTCCCCACTCCCGGCCTCCCCCGGCACGAGCAGCTCCCGTTGtgtccctgccccgctcccgccgggcTCCCGCTGCCTCCCGCCCCGCTGCCGGTGGGGTCCTGGTGGGGTCCCGGCCGCCTCCCCGCTCCCTCTCCGGCTCCCGGTTCCCTCCCGGTTCCCTCCCGGTTCCCTCCCGGGCTCCCGGAACGCTCAGGGCAGGAGCACGCCCGGCTCGCGGCTTCCCCAGCGCCGCTCCCGGGGTCCCGCAGCCCCAACGAACGCCCGGAGACCCCAAAAACGCCTTT is part of the Corvus moneduloides isolate bCorMon1 chromosome 32, bCorMon1.pri, whole genome shotgun sequence genome and encodes:
- the LOC116436997 gene encoding fas-binding factor 1 homolog isoform X8, which gives rise to MDKAHDMWKPPAIRGSIATEDRGDGSDQALSGAAASPWQQGPSLREARGQPCRYGNGGPPTRRAAGQPRCYGSGGLPLGWRAIWRRPCRVRRWVRGRCGAEPGAPGAGTGQVELGITWESWTRHGECEGPGSRRDPGGRSTETRLSCGGCPGASIAPEGICVCPQAAKARRRLSDPISAVLGDLLGFDEEPPAPAPRGSREPFPQVSPRGTPAQRSRGKFPTESGKFPEEDAEAAEELPPPQELDELDELDELDAELLGMARAGSRPGKGAGKVLDPKKGPGDPLEKPFPEEEPAGPGSSSGNDPGRSSGSAPAPRRPHVTFGDDVDDLVESLGLGSGADGAGNAQRAPGGQGLRKGRTGIQELLGGGSAGKILEQAGRAELQADPKEREQPAGPDGGRDEPDFPFGSYEPSVASGAGRRRGPSFPVGSSSRRSSGAAWLGLKDEDFPGLGSKDEDFLGLGRKNEDFPGLGLKDKDFPGLRQKDKDFPGLGQKNEDFPGLGSKDEDFPGLRQKDKDFPGLGQKNEDFPGLGSKDEDFPGLGRKDKDFPGLGSKDEDFPGLGQKNKDFPGLGRKDKDFPGLGSKDEDFPGLGRKDKDFPGLGSKDEDFPGLGSKQEDCSGSGADPAGERDGSWLSAALARRRSQAKAPEQNPLPPRIPEPPGPGRLELPVGTRPRGQEREVPGPAAPAQEHPETPPAQPRQENPRALPSWLCPEDPGPLRSHPRQEDPGSLRSHPRQEDPGALPSHPRQEDPGALRSHPRQEDPGSLRSHPRQEDPGALRSHPRQEDLGALPSHPRQEDPGSLRSQPRQDSQGLQSHPCQEHPGCGIALRSLQARVEELENQVRALELERAQQGLLLEGLQRQQQHLDLLESSHRSQGKVEEQQERSRQEKEQPMAQIPSWSQDTAQDRPRSQDHPRSQEQDEELAVLRDRLCQQQRDAEREQSRLQEAVADLETRLGEREQLLEQERRRAVAERSKADSLRDALEEQRRLTAQLLSMERAALDEAKGAWLEEQRAELRDRSEERRRLAAAWAEFHARERLSQERAERDEERALSMDSALRSLAKEQAELKFRSRELRCKEEQLARDREELEEAWRELRLEKEKALRAEQRLREREEQIHALAEVSRASTLECPTGSRAGTPRPSGAARGRALPGCRSPVPVPFPCPGAVPLSRCRSPVPVPFLCPGAVPLSRCRSPVPVPFPCPGAVPLSRCRSLVPVPFPCPGAVPLSRCRSFVPVPFPCPGAVPLSRCHSPVPVPFPCPGAVPLSRCHSPVPVPFPQRSAREHQDGERALREARSVRAEQRDRLQALQEQLEELRQQEQRLHQDRLSLARQREQLQQLRDELAPGGAGTLPATVPANGLGSALAAPVAPGAEGLLARFLPPVGMFLGDSGDPLASAALYGHLLLLKHRAQMDHDFLENERIFLESLKKRP
- the LOC116436997 gene encoding fas-binding factor 1 homolog isoform X21 translates to MDKAHDMWKPPAIRGSIATEDRGDGSDQALSGAAASPWQQGPSLREARGQPCRYGNGGPPTRRAAGQPRCYGSGGLPLGWRAIWRRPCRVRRWVRNVGGTPGPPSRGSPGTPSSAFLSPLRCAVGAGLSPGLPEPAPGRWSLESPGNLGRAMIPSAPCSGTSWDSMRSRGKFPTESGKFPEEDAEAAEELDELDELDELDAELLGMARAGSRPGKGAGKVLDPKKGPGDPLEKPFPEEEPAGPGSSSGNDPGRSSGSAPAPRRPHVTFGDDVDDLVESLGLGSGADGAGNAQRAPGGQGLRKGRTGIQELLGGGSAGKILEQAGRAELQADPKEREQPAGPDGGRDEPDFPFGSYEPSVASGAGRRRGPSFPVGSSSRRSSGAAWLGLKDEDFPGLGSKDEDFLGLGRKNEDFPGLGLKDKDFPGLRQKDKDFPGLGQKNEDFPGLGSKDEDFPGLRQKDKDFPGLGQKNEDFPGLGSKDEDFPGLGRKDKDFPGLGSKDEDFPGLGQKNKDFPGLGRKDKDFPGLGSKDEDFPGLGRKDKDFPGLGSKDEDFPGLGSKQEDCSGSGADPAGERDGSWLSAALARRRSQAKAPEQNPLPPRIPEPPGPGRLELPVGTRPRGQEREVPGPAAPAQEHPETPPAQPRQENPRALPSWLCPEDPGPLRSHPRQEDPGSLRSHPRQEDPGALPSHPRQEDPGALRSHPRQEDPGSLRSHPRQEDPGALRSHPRQEDLGALPSHPRQEDPGSLRSQPRQEDPGALRSQPRQDSQGLQSHPCQEHPGCGIALRSLQARVEELENQVRALELERAQQGLLLEGLQRQQQHLDLLESSHRSQGKVEEQQERSRQEKEQPMAQIPSWSQDTAQDRPRSQDHPRSQEQDEELAVLRDRLCQQQRDAEREQSRLQEAVADLETRLGEREQLLEQERRRAVAERSKADSLRDALEEQRRLTAQLLSMERAALDEAKGAWLEEQRAELRDRSEERRRLAAAWAEFHARERLSQERAERDEERALSMDSALRSLAKEQAELKFRSRELRCKEEQLARDREELEEAWRELRLEKEKALRAEQRLREREEQIHALAEVSRASTLECPTGSRAGTPRPSGAARGRALPGCRSPVPVPFPCPGAVPLSRCRSPVPVPFLCPGAVPLSRCRSPVPVPFPCPGAVPLSRCRSLVPVPFPCPGAVPLSRCRSFVPVPFPCPGAVPLSRCHSPVPVPFPCPGAVPLSRCHSPVPVPFPQRSAREHQDGERALREARSVRAEQRDRLQALQEQLEELRQQEQRLHQDRLSLARQREQLQQLRDELAPGGAGTLPATVPANGLGSALAAPVAPGAEGLLARFLPPVGMFLGDSGDPLASAALYGHLLLLKHRAQMDHDFLENERIFLESLKKRP